CTAATCGCTAAAACACCGACAGCATCGAAGCGACATTCGAAAATATGAGAATAGAATCTCAAAttatcagctttttttttttcttgtttttcttttaatggTATAGGATGCTTCTGTTTCAGTGGTTCTTGCAGCTTCTTGGATACAGATCTATTTCTTTTGAATATGTTTTTGCCAATTTGGCAGCTTTTGCAGCTACCCTCACGCGCGCACTCTATTTAAATGCTTTACCATCTTAAAAAATGCACCGACTTTGCCGACTAGGGAGACCAACTTTGCAAGGAACAAGGCGATCAATATTTACAGGCTTACAGCTGTAAAAAATTGTCCCAAAGTTACATTTTTGAGCTCTGCTTTCATTTATTGAGAAGTTTGATTATCTTCGGTTGTGATTAATATAAAGCTAAGGAATTCTAATCTTGGTGGTTAATCGCTATGAATTCACGTTTGAAGTATCAAACTTTGGGCGGAGTAACTAAACCTAAAATGGAAGCTCTAAAGAGCGTCTATAGACCCTAAATAATCAACCATGTTAATAAATAGGACCAAAGTTGgacaaaattgaataaaaatgagATTTCTCGAAACGTATGTCTTTTAACGAAGGCCGGACACCTGGTAAAGAgaatacatttaaaaaaaaatgcaatcaCTTCAGTTGGTCCGCATGCACATTGGAGTGAAAATAATACAAGAGCAAACTTGTCAGGATGACTCACTGGCTACGAATTTGGAACTACAACAACAAtgacaacaaagccttatcacATTAAGTGATGTCGGTTGTATAAATCCTAAAACACCATGTGTTCGGTTTTACGCCATTGACATAAATTCTGCTTGAAAACATGCTCGATGCTGAGGCCGCTTCCAACGAAGACATCATATTGTTCAAGCAAAATCGAATGTGCAAAAAGAAGGAAACAGGATTATCAGAGAATTGAAATGTCATAGGTGAAGCTGAGCTAATGATCTGTGCTTTATAGGTCATAAGTAGACATGGTATCCGAAAGAAAATTAGGAGAGAGCAGATGCTACTTATGTTACTGGAACAAAATAATAGACGAGCTCCCTGAGGCGGTTCAAATCCTCCAGCGTAGTGGAAATATGCCCCGCAAGCAAAGCATGATCAGCATCACTGGTTGATGTCCATATCGAGATTGGTTTAGTCCAGGAACAACGGTTGGAAAAGCTGTTTGCAGATATTTTCGCTAAGTTAAATTCGTTGAGGGGAGACCTGAAAGATTTAAGAATCCGGCACATTTCCTTGAAAACGTCAAGAGGCTTTGTTACATAATCGACACTAACCTGCAATAAGAAATTTCTTAAACTCTGAGagcagataaaagattaaatctTTCACATCAAGTGATCGGGAACTGAAAAGAATGGTTGCCTCGAGTCATTTACTGAGATCGAGTGAAAGAATATAGTTTGCCAATTAAACCCCTAGTGCAGATCGATGAATTCATATGGATATGCCGTTAAAGATAACCAGTGATTTTGTGCTCCAAAAGTATACTGCCAATCACCGGGATTATATCAGAAGATGATAACGTAGCAAGAGACGGAAAGAGATACACATACCACGTTAGTAATGATATGAAAGGAATTGTCTTCAAACGGAAGATTGTGCTCACGTTCAAGTCTTGCACAGCATATGTTGTCAAGACCTACAAAGTTAGATCAATTAGGGTATAGTCATTGAGCCAAAACGATAACGTAAGAAAGATAACCAATCAAGGACTGATACAATTGAAACTGCAAGAGAAACAGTTTGTCTCAACATGTTTTAGAATCTAAAACGAGCAAGTGATCATCCGTGCAGCGTCAATATATTTCTACATTAAAGAATTGAGAAAGAAGTACCGGGTTGTGCTTGAGCTCTTCTTCATTCATGCCCATTCCGATTATTCGCTCCTGCTTGTATCCCGGTGGAAAGTGACTGACCTAGATACCGAAAACAGGATTAAGATTCTTTAAACTTAGAAACCGTTCAAAGCTTAACACTAAACTTAAAGAGGCACTCAACTGCTACACACGTCCAGCAAGCTTACTCCCGCAGTGTTGCTAGGAGAAAACACCTTTGAGTAGTACTTGGTCAGTGCCGCAATGGCGGGATCATCAATATGTGTCACAAAGCGTGGAGCCTCATAAAACACCGAATCCGATGACCTGATCAAAATTAACTTCTAGTTTTCAGAACTCAATAAATTTAACATAAACATAGGCTGAACTGAAGGTTCAAGAGCACCTAAAGGCATAAACCACAACTTGGCGGTTTTCTTTCTCATCAAAGCGCTGGAAATCCTGAGGCTTGAAGGGAAATTGCTGCGGGCATTCCACATTCTTCACTATCTTTAATTTGACACACTATATTAGATTAGGCAATTAAAAAACTCACAACATCAAGCAATAAGTTAAATTTAAGAATTAAGAATAGTTATATACGAAGGAGGCCCAGCAACAATCAAATGGCTCTATTGTTTTGTGGAATGGGGACTTCTCCAGAGAACGAAGCTATTCTAGGCCAATTACTCACTTTTATGTGTTTGAACTTTCTCACATAACAGCGGATGATTGGCTTCGAAAAACTATGACATCCCGTTGCAAAAAAGTTATTCTGTGATTTTCACTATCCCAATACTTAACTGTTTCAGGTTTCTAGCTACACAAAATCACTCAATTATCCATAAACTAGAATTCAacataacaaaattaaaaattgaaaacccagaaaccatATGACAAAACAGCTAAAAATAccaaataaaaacccaaacttTACAAAGAAATCCAGGGCCACTCTTCAACCTTGCAGACACCAACTGCACCAGACATGTTCATCAATTTGGCCCAAAACGAGACTCCAAGGCCCAAGATCAGACGGCGGGGAGCTCCCTCCACTTTTCCACTTGTTATTGACCTTTGAAGAAATGGGAACTGAGCCAGCAGCACTAGgaattaaataagaaaaagaacaagGACATATACCCGCCAAAACTGGTAACCGATGGAGTCTGAGACCAATGCATTTGACCACGTCACTTAATAAGCTTTGTTTGTTGATACAAATATAGAAATGATTCTCTTTGTAACATATCAGAGTAGTGAAATAATTAGTTTGCATATAACTAGCTAGCTTTTATATTTCTAGAAGTCAAACTGTATGCTTTCGTTTTCTGAAAAGATGGACTGCTGTGGGGCTGTGGCAAAGCCACCCGCTAATACCTTTTTAGGTAGAAAAAAATGTCAAAAGTGTATGCACCAAATATGTGTAAGGGGTACTACAATAATTGGTTTCTAGAGAATTTGGGAGCTCAAAGATATATATGTTACTAGTCAAGGGTGGAAATATTGGAATTATAGTGACAGATCTTTTATCTGGTGTAGGTTCAAGTTACTTGGTACTTCCAGATTTGGTTTCTCACTACCATTATTTTTAGCACCCCCTTATAAGTTCTAATTTGTTCAATTTTCTTACCCTGTAGTAGTTTCTCTGCTTAGAAAATTATGCATTCGTTGAACATGGGATGTCACGATATTAGTATTTCAAGACaattttgtatctttattattGTGACATTCTATGTATAGATGATGAATCTTATATATGGACTCAACTATATGAAACCTTCCTGCTTTCTTTGCATGCTTTCCCATTTTCCAAGTTTCGTTGTCTCTATGAAGAACCTATCCTAGTCATTTGCTTTACtaggaaaaataaaactaaaaacaaaatagtCACGGTTGAAAAGGTTAATATGTATCTATCTATCCTTGTTGaagaaattaaaaggaaaaagttTTATGTGTATAAACAAGTTGTACGTATATGGTCAACGTTATGGAAAAGATTCATCACCAAACTGTTTCAGTCCAATAAAGCGATATTATGTATAAGTTTAGAGTTAAAATTATACTTAATATTACATTCATTATAATAATAAACTTTGTTtcgtgtttttatttttttatttttttaatatgttgttCGATTTATGTTGCTCTCAGAACAGAAAACTTTAAATATATCTACAAGAGGTTGGAAGAAGACAAAATATGGTGAGGAAAGGAGGAGGAAGGTTGGGGACAAGGAAGAGTTCCAAAATAAGTGACAACAAAATATAATACTTGTGACTATATAGATAAACAATTGCTTTGCTAGCTTGCACCAACTCAGACACAAAGTTCAAAGATCCAATGTTAAATCAGTTTAAAGAAAAGCATATGATCCAAGTAGACATGCATGATTGCATGTGGGAGAATAGTTCTCATCTAAAGTATTATCGTCCAATTTaagtagctagctagctagctggCTTTTGCAAAACACatgcaccaaaaaaaaaaaaaaacaaaaaaaccctaCGATTCCATTTAAAAAAGAGAATGCTCTTTTTGAGTAATTCCGGAAATGAACTGTGAAGATTGttcaaaaaatcaaattacttGATAAGTTAGACTACCAAAGATAAATCCATAACTAAGAtaaattctttttaatttttctcaTTCATCGGTTGATTATTACCTCATATCCCAAAGTATTGTAAATATGATGGAACTTTTGTTTGTACGTATCTGATTATATTGGCATTCTAACAACACAAATTGAGAATTTAAGCACAAGAGAATATTATATACAGAATAATGTTGGCTTCGATATTAGATTGTGGACTATGGCTAGCTagttttcttttcctcttttaTATTTCATGAGGACGAGCCTTAGCGCAATAAAATGGTTGTTCATTTATGACTGAAAGATCATGAGTTCGAGTTGTGGAAACAGCTTCTTTGTAAAGTAAAGATAAGATTGCCTACAATAGACATTCCTCCCAATCCTCCCAACACGAAGAGCCTTATTAACTTGAGGTCGTCCACTTTTATATCTCCTAAATCCTATGGAAATCTGGCCTTCTCATATATGAGCATATGTTTCAATCATATAccatatcttatcttatcttatgaATTCAATACTATAGATTTTCTTTGCCTAACGAcaataaaaagtttaaaatacgACAGAGGAAAGGCTTACGATGCTCTCATTTGGTTACGTTTCACTTCTGCCCATGCAGCATACAGGAAGCTGACTTAAGTCATGcagtatttatatttatatatatgtaattacATTATCATTGATGGGTACGTGCATCTAAATATTGTTTGTAATATAATACTTTTGAGTTTTGACCCACCTATATATAACCAAGGACAATGTTATTTTCATTGAGTTTGATTTTTCCATCCAACCTATTTGTGTCGTGTGATTTTGGACTGCTACATTACTCCATGAGGAATGGTTCAAAGATGAAGAATATTGAAGGAATCttctataaatataaataaaaagtaCTATTATCGACACTTCAAAATATTCAATTGCACTTGTTTttgtacatattttttttttgttgacaacAAAGCATAggctaaaaaaaaactaaaagattACTTAAAAAATCACGAGATTACGAGACAATAGTTATATTTGCAACCAACAATCAACAAGAAGGAGGAGCTTGCTAAGAAAAGACTAAACTCAAACTGCATGACAAACCCAAATGAGATCATTAGCAACAAAATTATTTTCACTGTAAATATGTCGAATTTCACAAGACTAGTTTTGGAGCATAAGAGCACGATAATTCAATACTAAACTTCCGAGAGGGTGATTATCCACTTCTGCATTAAAATCAATTGCTCTCCAATTGCAGAATCCGATTTCACCATAATCTTCTTAATTTCATTATTCCACACAACTTGCAACCCAATAAAAACATCCCAAACTTTAGCACATAGAATCTCATCTTGACCAAGATTAGCACAAAACCAGTAGCCCATTCCCTTCCCTCCCCCTGCAGACGAAcgtgtttttagttttaaatgatttctttaagtgctaataacaattttataaaaatatatataattttggtatttttattttttatatgtaatatAATGAACCACATTGAGTTTATTGTAATGATGATGTCTCACATTAACCCAATACCCCGCCACACATCTCCCTTCCACTCCATCTCCGCCACCATCACCCATTGGATTTCACTATAATTATAGTGAACATACATTATAATCGgtagtgagcaaaaatatttATATCCTGTGAGTAAGTAGTTTAAAATAGGGAAATTTTTTAATGACTTTTGACTTTTAAAATAAGTCAAATTCTTAGTTACTTTGGACCGATATTAAAAGACTCTTTAAAATATCCTTAGTTTAAAAGTGTAAATAAAAGATAAAGGGATAGGATCAAGGAACAAATACTTTTACACTTTTTTTTAAACCTTTTGATTACATGACATCAAatggttcttatttattcattaaatgacatAGATGCTTATATGAATTTCactaatattaaagataaaataaaaccgaaaaacacataaaaatatatatatttgtgtgtgcGCGTATACAATGTTGAAGGATTGCAAGGTTTTCCAAGTAGAGAATTTTCAAGCAGTGTGCAAAACCTAATTTAATCACCCCACATATATAAACAATAATatagaatttagggttttggtttgcTTACCTAATCAAgatttaagaaaataataactTGACTCCTTGTAGAAGGCATCAAAATTTCGTATCAATCCAAGACATGAAGTTGCAAAACCACATCAGCAAAGGGGGAGATGGAGGGCTACGTACAACTagggtttcttcctttttttaattttagttttaattttccaaattttatgtatgttttttcagttttattttatctttaatattagttaaaatccacataagcattcatgtcatttaatgaataCATAAGAACCATTGGATGTTATGTAATCAAAAGACATAAAAAGAGTGTAAAAGTATTTGTAAAAATATGTGTCCCTTGATCCTATCCCAAAGATAGAAGTTTCAACTTTTTTGGTAAATACGTCGCATTAATTTGTTAATaatgtttttttcttaaataacATCCAGACATCTACTTAAGCTTAAAAATAATTAACGACtttccttattaatttttttatgcatAATTTAGTGCTTGAAATAACTAAGTATATCGCTCACTAAAGGTCTTTATTGTAAAGACCTCTAAGACGAGAGATTTTTTAGCGTGTAAGTAACACGGTTctataaattaattataataatacaattagttataatttaaaaataaaaaattcaactaattatattataacacttaATATTAGAGAACATGCTCGTTTAGATGTACtcttaaaatgactgaaagtatttttaaataaaatatttttggattccaaaaatactttaagtgctttctccaagaagcaccagttatgtgttttttttctttcagaaaacaCTTTAAATGCTTATCAAGGATTTACTAGCATTTTTCTAAGAATtgctttcaaaaatattttcaaaaaaaacgtctttaatcattttaaaagcacattcaaacAAATTCAACATGTTTCTAACATCTAATTTACGAACACTGCTTGACTAAAaatatagaaataaaaaaaaataaaaaaataaaaaaattgtcctCTAAAACTCTTTTACTAAAATCATGGTCTCCTTCCAATCTCTATATAAACAAGTCCCATTACCTTAGCCCTCCCTCTTCATCCACATTTCAAGGATCTCTCCCTCCGATCCCAACGCACCAATCCCCTTAATCGGGTCGACCCGCTTACCCCTCTCCCAGAAATGGACCAACCCAGATTCGTAATCGAAGCCTCCGAGGCCGAATCAATGGCCAAGCAGTCCAACCTCACCGTCCTTCAGCTCCTCCCCTCCCTCGTCAAGCCCGCCCAGGACCTCGCCCGCCCGCCCATCTCCAAATTCCATGTAGGCGCCGTAGGGTACGGGTCATCTGGTCGGATCTTCATCGGCGTCAACCTCGAGTTCCCGGGTCTCCCCCTCCACTACTCGGTCCACGCCGAGCAGTTCCTTGTCACCAACCTCTCAATCCAATCGGAATCCAAGCTCCAATACATCGCCGTCTCCGCTGCCCCCTGCGGCCATTGCCGCCAGTTCATCCAAGAAATCCGCGGAGCCCAGGATATCCAGATCCTAATTACCTCGGTGGAATCCGGCGACGACAATTCCGGGATAAACAGTTTCGACCCGCTCCTACACTTACTCCCCCACCGGTTCGGACCCGAAGACCTCCTGGGACAGGACGTCCCCTTGCTCTTAGAGCAGCTCGAAAACGGTCTGTCGTTTTTGAGCGAAACCGAGAATTTAACCGACGATTTTAAACTGAATGCGGAGTTAAAAGCCGCGGCTTTAGAGGCCGCGAATAAGTCACACGCGCCGTACAGCGGGTGCCCGTCGGGTGTGGCGATTTTGGACTCCGATGGGAAAATGTACAAAGGGTCGTACATGGAGTCCGCCGCCTATAATCCGAGCATGGGCCCCGCTCAGGCCGCGGTGGTGGCATACATCGTCGGCGGTGGTGGCGGGTATGAGAAGATTGTGGGTGCGGTTTTGGTGGAGAAGGATGGCGCAGTGGTTAAGCAAGAGCACACGGCGAGGTTGCTCTTTCAGGCCATTTCGCCCAAGGTCGATTTTCGGGTTTTCCACTGCGGTTCGGGTTCAAATGGTGTATAAAGTCTTGATCTTTGATGATCATGAGTatgtgaaaaaataaaaaataaagatgatGATGATCATTTGTAATGTTTGAGTATATTGTTCTTAATAAGAGATTTATGTGTATAAACAAATAAACGTGGTCCTTAACGGAGAACATGATGTTATTGTAGCAGTATTCTAATTCAATCA
This is a stretch of genomic DNA from Malus domestica chromosome 02, GDT2T_hap1. It encodes these proteins:
- the LOC103406806 gene encoding cytidine deaminase 1-like, with translation MDQPRFVIEASEAESMAKQSNLTVLQLLPSLVKPAQDLARPPISKFHVGAVGYGSSGRIFIGVNLEFPGLPLHYSVHAEQFLVTNLSIQSESKLQYIAVSAAPCGHCRQFIQEIRGAQDIQILITSVESGDDNSGINSFDPLLHLLPHRFGPEDLLGQDVPLLLEQLENGLSFLSETENLTDDFKLNAELKAAALEAANKSHAPYSGCPSGVAILDSDGKMYKGSYMESAAYNPSMGPAQAAVVAYIVGGGGGYEKIVGAVLVEKDGAVVKQEHTARLLFQAISPKVDFRVFHCGSGSNGV